One window from the genome of Oscillospiraceae bacterium encodes:
- a CDS encoding ROK family protein, with amino-acid sequence MNLKVKAVLDKDFSPMSEVYREFQQNVKKSGKGEALVIGIVRNKGYVSAFPLTVFKDGISDELNCKVVDRMVKSLLWVRGGYKIVIAGSKVIGDYIKAAYSKGGSREFDVNFMSRVYERPFEVENICICEAPATVESATPVGRHLAGCRIGFDAGGSDRKVSAVIDGDAVFSEEVVWHPKLQSDPKYHFDGIRDSMKTAAKHMPRVDGIGVSTAGVCIDNRIMVASLFIKVSDEDFDKYVKNIYLNVAKELGDNIPIEVANDGDVTALAGAMDLDDDCVLGIAMGTSEAGGYVDENGNITGWLNELAFVPVDFNENAMTDEWSGDYGCGVKYFSQDAVIKLAPAAGIELDASFSPAEKLKVVQELMKNKDERARRIYETIGVYFGYEVAFYALFYKIKHVLTLGRVTSGDGGVILLEKANEVLKTEYPELYSSLELNIPDESSRRVGQSIAAASLPE; translated from the coding sequence ATGAATCTCAAAGTTAAAGCGGTTCTGGACAAGGATTTCAGTCCGATGTCAGAAGTATACCGTGAATTCCAACAGAATGTTAAAAAATCAGGAAAGGGCGAAGCTCTTGTAATAGGCATTGTCAGAAATAAGGGTTATGTTTCCGCATTTCCGCTGACAGTATTTAAGGATGGCATAAGCGACGAGCTCAACTGTAAGGTCGTGGACCGAATGGTTAAATCTCTGTTGTGGGTGCGTGGCGGATATAAAATCGTTATTGCCGGGAGCAAGGTTATCGGCGATTATATAAAGGCCGCTTATTCGAAAGGCGGAAGCCGCGAATTCGATGTGAATTTCATGTCACGCGTATATGAGCGTCCCTTTGAAGTAGAAAACATCTGCATATGCGAAGCCCCTGCGACGGTGGAATCTGCGACCCCCGTGGGTCGCCATCTTGCCGGCTGCCGCATCGGCTTTGACGCGGGAGGAAGCGACAGAAAGGTTAGCGCTGTTATAGACGGAGACGCGGTGTTCTCCGAAGAAGTCGTATGGCATCCGAAGCTTCAGAGCGATCCAAAATATCATTTTGACGGTATTCGTGATTCAATGAAGACCGCCGCGAAGCATATGCCGCGTGTGGATGGCATAGGCGTTTCTACCGCCGGCGTATGTATTGACAACCGTATAATGGTCGCTTCGCTGTTCATAAAGGTTTCTGACGAGGATTTTGATAAATATGTAAAGAACATTTATCTCAATGTTGCCAAAGAGCTGGGCGACAATATTCCGATAGAGGTTGCGAATGACGGCGATGTAACTGCGCTTGCCGGTGCGATGGATCTCGACGACGACTGTGTCCTTGGAATCGCCATGGGTACAAGCGAGGCCGGCGGATATGTCGATGAAAACGGCAATATCACAGGATGGCTCAACGAGCTCGCGTTCGTACCGGTCGATTTCAACGAAAACGCGATGACAGACGAATGGTCCGGCGATTACGGCTGCGGAGTTAAATATTTTTCGCAGGACGCCGTGATAAAGCTTGCGCCCGCCGCGGGGATAGAGCTTGACGCTTCGTTTTCTCCGGCTGAAAAGCTCAAGGTGGTACAGGAGCTGATGAAAAACAAAGACGAAAGAGCACGCCGTATTTATGAAACGATCGGCGTATATTTCGGATATGAAGTCGCCTTTTACGCGCTCTTTTACAAGATTAAACACGTTCTTACCCTCGGCCGCGTGACAAGCGGAGACGGCGGAGTTATTCTTCTCGAAAAAGCGAATGAAGTTTTAAAAACGGAATATCCGGAGCTTTATTCCTCCCTTGAGCTGAATATTCCCGATGAATCAAGCCGCCGTGTCGGTCAGTCGATAGCCGCCGCCAGCCTTCCGGAATAA
- a CDS encoding HAMP domain-containing sensor histidine kinase has translation MFRNKITRKLTLLVATSLVLLIGIVIAAQFLIISRNYMTTEYNQERVSRLFKDIYPLIKRYQTAQGDSNQILSALNDYARENRCCCLILNKSYEIEQTSYNIDMLNRSYLDYVQKWFRSGQHDTNLDQTYANSDQIFPNSHQIFQILNFFHMPTRYIGIYYPIYIANEETGLQEKSTFVAITKEVYINENYTILMKYSGYLFGIIAIVAIVLSIVFSRLVTRPVLKIRDAAAHMIGMDFTQKCDYKAHDELGDLASSINYLAEKLNEAIKQLNEANGKLQSDLNAQLEIDRMRKSFIASASHELKTPLTLIRGYLEMMEDHRLPADELKNAEAIMIGEIDQLDKLVLDLLDLSRLESDAYELHQENFNSSELLNQITEKCSVVIRKQKINLCLKCEADPSDVRADRHGIEQVITNFLSNAIKNTPENGTIVVKSENEKDLIKISVFNEGSHINEIDLARIWDPFYRTDQSRARKTGGTGLGLTICREILEKHGCSYGAENIEGGVMFFFTLKNYYNLSK, from the coding sequence ATGTTTCGAAATAAAATCACAAGGAAGTTGACTCTGCTTGTCGCCACATCCTTGGTGCTGTTGATTGGAATTGTGATTGCGGCACAGTTTCTGATCATCAGCAGAAACTATATGACGACCGAATACAACCAGGAGCGGGTAAGCCGTCTTTTTAAAGACATCTATCCGCTTATTAAACGTTATCAAACGGCCCAAGGCGATTCAAATCAAATTTTATCCGCTCTGAACGATTATGCGCGGGAGAACAGATGCTGCTGTCTGATTCTGAATAAAAGCTATGAGATTGAGCAGACATCGTACAATATTGACATGCTAAATCGCTCTTATCTGGATTATGTTCAGAAGTGGTTCCGCAGCGGACAACACGATACAAATTTGGATCAGACTTATGCGAACTCAGATCAAATATTTCCAAACTCACATCAGATCTTCCAAATTTTAAATTTCTTTCATATGCCTACGAGATATATCGGAATTTATTACCCCATATATATAGCCAATGAGGAGACGGGTTTACAAGAAAAATCCACTTTTGTAGCCATTACAAAAGAAGTATATATAAATGAAAACTATACAATTCTGATGAAATACAGCGGATATCTGTTTGGAATTATTGCGATTGTTGCAATTGTGTTGTCAATTGTTTTCTCTCGTCTTGTAACCAGACCGGTTCTGAAAATTCGGGATGCAGCGGCACACATGATCGGTATGGATTTCACACAGAAGTGCGACTATAAAGCACATGATGAACTGGGTGATCTGGCAAGTAGCATTAATTATCTTGCTGAAAAACTAAATGAAGCCATTAAACAGCTTAACGAAGCCAACGGAAAACTGCAAAGTGATCTGAATGCCCAGCTTGAGATAGACCGGATGAGGAAGAGCTTTATTGCATCGGCTTCACATGAATTAAAAACACCTCTGACGCTGATACGCGGCTATTTAGAAATGATGGAGGATCACCGGCTCCCTGCTGACGAGTTAAAAAACGCCGAGGCAATCATGATCGGTGAAATCGACCAGTTGGACAAGCTGGTACTGGATTTATTAGACTTGTCCCGGCTCGAATCCGATGCTTATGAACTACATCAGGAGAATTTCAACAGCTCAGAGCTGCTGAACCAGATTACAGAAAAATGCAGTGTTGTTATAAGAAAACAAAAGATTAATCTCTGCCTGAAGTGTGAAGCCGATCCATCCGATGTCAGAGCGGATCGACACGGGATTGAGCAGGTAATTACGAATTTCTTGTCGAATGCCATTAAAAATACGCCCGAAAACGGAACTATTGTTGTAAAATCTGAAAATGAAAAGGACCTCATTAAAATTTCCGTTTTCAATGAAGGTTCTCACATTAATGAAATTGATTTGGCAAGAATTTGGGATCCGTTTTATAGGACCGATCAATCCAGAGCCAGGAAAACAGGAGGAACTGGTCTGGGCTTAACAATTTGCCGAGAAATTCTTGAAAAGCATGGATGTTCTTATGGCGCTGAAAATATAGAAGGCGGAGTAATGTTCTTTTTCACTCTGAAGAATTATTATAATTTAAGCAAATAG
- a CDS encoding heparinase II/III family protein has translation MQTRKFLRAVSSLLAAAMCVAFVPSFGTIGASAASAEPLKTRSTVYTAEKVANARENIEKYDWAKEEADQVIKTADTYVEKGLDFWWGLVTSQQLPRSYGVNQTFGCPNCGKEIDAYGNYPYVFDVLNEEWKMTCPNCGMKFPTNDFSAYYKSSLDENGNFIKGKGDSSLLKNTLYPEKGEKWGVDDGFGYVAPDGKKYTFIAHYNHFALWYANGIQEDILRMAAEKLSLAYVYTGEQKYADAAIVLLDRVADVYPDMSVRNQKVADGFLHSHGGGGTGKVVGCIWETVLVVPFLKAYDAVFNAFPSMSSEAMKLLSDKSGGKKSNYKDIMVNIEDNFVKRIFPAVKSGDIYGNTGMHQYALALAAVVIDDKTLTKQWLDFDFQSGTAASTGITGGNIYAGFVNSVDRDGFGNEAAPGYNNIWLNMYSDLAQLLKGYTINGTEISYDLYNLIKYKKMFYSMLNLIIMNKMTPCIGDSGNTGWCGIVANNTNLIPAYCVYKDEYLAQAIYLVNGNSTDGLVLSIFDKDPEALTGEIKGVIEKSGKLKSGSVNLAGYGFVALKNISEAKTEEPKKIEYPKSVKYDFSELKILNASLVTGVEKSGNGVTFTSSENQREITFCFYLDNAEAVYDLPVTLGKGNTSGKFDVYVDGRLIQSECDFKSKPSEVNAVYFKKTVSLAPGLHMLTFDSVAAGESICLVSFGAIRQSSDEGSGVAASINQETDLTVYYGRNTGHGHLDNLNLELYAFGMDLMPDLGYPEFADTTPHRMYWVMNTVSHNTVLVNDAPQDGSTIASDIKYFDDSELVKLISVDGAAAYSAASEYRRTSALIKVSDTESYAIDLFRVKGGNNHTYSFHPAEFMGDTIITGLNLTPQGGGTLAGKNVEWGTGTYSSGYQFLSDVRTDAAPTGSFSIDWSIKDTWGSATANDIHLKLSMLGALSSVNLAVGTPPRNKPGNPKALDYVLARRVASDSLFTAVIEPYSGASFVKSSELAVIKKDGSEYTGNDARAVKVTLKNGRVDYLMYSEDGGTYEVDGKYEFKGFFAIVSEYQGDAVTYVMDASVNNISIDRLTGKVADFTSELTDKNYLTASLDSDVDPSALAGRYVYVSTISKSVNGAYKIFSAEKKDGKYVLDVGDITFVSSYKSASDINSGYNYYFAKDALLYIPVPLINGDASKLYTNSLIAQKPLFSALTASHSVRADAKAGDFAASLYAVPLTANEAYEIPEYKISLTEGGDSEYFELRDGKLYMKEDCDTDKKAYELVFNVESGDWSSDFPLTLKVMSKSQSGSTKYPTFSLINLEKAPDNKPGDLPIYVYVIIGAFVLAALSSAVIINEKKKKSK, from the coding sequence ATGCAAACAAGAAAATTTCTGCGGGCGGTTTCTTCATTGCTTGCTGCTGCAATGTGTGTTGCTTTTGTCCCATCCTTCGGGACGATCGGGGCATCGGCCGCTTCTGCTGAGCCGCTTAAAACACGTTCAACTGTATATACGGCGGAAAAGGTCGCCAATGCCCGTGAAAATATAGAGAAATATGACTGGGCGAAGGAAGAAGCCGATCAGGTTATAAAAACTGCAGATACATATGTAGAAAAAGGCCTTGACTTTTGGTGGGGTCTTGTCACCTCTCAGCAGCTTCCGCGTTCATACGGCGTCAATCAGACCTTCGGCTGTCCGAACTGCGGCAAGGAAATTGACGCATACGGCAACTATCCGTATGTATTCGATGTATTGAACGAGGAATGGAAAATGACATGCCCGAATTGCGGCATGAAATTCCCGACAAACGATTTCAGCGCTTATTATAAATCCTCTCTTGATGAAAACGGAAATTTCATCAAGGGCAAGGGCGACAGCTCCCTTTTAAAAAACACTCTTTATCCCGAAAAGGGCGAGAAATGGGGTGTTGACGACGGCTTCGGATATGTTGCTCCGGACGGAAAGAAATATACATTTATTGCTCACTACAATCACTTTGCGCTTTGGTACGCAAACGGAATACAAGAAGATATCCTGCGTATGGCGGCGGAAAAGCTTTCACTCGCGTATGTATATACGGGAGAACAGAAATATGCCGATGCGGCGATTGTGCTTCTTGACAGAGTGGCCGATGTTTATCCGGATATGAGCGTCAGAAATCAAAAGGTTGCTGACGGGTTTTTGCACAGCCACGGCGGCGGAGGTACCGGAAAGGTGGTCGGGTGTATATGGGAAACAGTGCTTGTGGTTCCGTTTTTAAAGGCATACGACGCCGTTTTCAATGCTTTTCCGTCCATGAGCAGCGAGGCAATGAAGCTGCTCTCTGACAAATCCGGCGGCAAAAAGAGCAATTATAAAGACATAATGGTAAATATTGAAGATAATTTCGTAAAACGGATTTTTCCCGCTGTAAAATCAGGCGATATATACGGAAATACAGGCATGCATCAGTATGCGCTGGCACTCGCGGCGGTTGTGATCGACGATAAAACTCTGACAAAGCAATGGCTTGATTTTGATTTTCAATCCGGCACAGCCGCCTCCACTGGAATTACGGGCGGCAATATTTACGCAGGCTTTGTCAACAGTGTCGACAGGGACGGCTTCGGAAACGAGGCCGCTCCGGGATATAACAACATATGGCTTAATATGTACAGCGATCTGGCACAGCTTTTAAAGGGCTATACTATAAACGGCACTGAAATAAGCTATGACCTTTACAACCTGATAAAATATAAAAAAATGTTTTATTCGATGCTCAACCTGATCATCATGAATAAAATGACGCCATGTATCGGCGACAGCGGAAATACGGGCTGGTGCGGTATTGTCGCAAATAATACAAATTTAATTCCGGCTTATTGCGTTTACAAGGACGAGTATCTCGCGCAGGCCATATACCTTGTAAACGGCAACAGCACTGACGGCCTTGTGCTTTCCATTTTTGATAAAGATCCGGAGGCCCTGACCGGTGAAATCAAGGGAGTAATAGAAAAAAGCGGGAAGCTTAAGTCGGGAAGTGTAAATCTCGCCGGATATGGCTTTGTCGCTTTGAAAAACATCTCGGAAGCTAAAACCGAAGAACCAAAAAAAATAGAATACCCGAAATCCGTAAAATATGACTTTTCAGAGCTTAAAATATTAAACGCCTCACTTGTGACAGGCGTTGAAAAATCCGGAAACGGAGTCACATTTACTTCCTCCGAGAATCAACGTGAAATCACCTTCTGCTTCTACCTTGATAATGCCGAAGCTGTATATGATCTTCCTGTTACCTTGGGTAAAGGAAATACATCGGGAAAGTTCGACGTATATGTTGACGGAAGGCTTATTCAGTCCGAATGCGATTTCAAATCCAAGCCTTCGGAAGTGAATGCCGTTTATTTCAAAAAAACAGTAAGCCTCGCTCCCGGTCTGCACATGCTCACCTTTGATTCTGTTGCGGCAGGAGAGAGCATATGCCTCGTGTCATTTGGCGCCATACGCCAAAGCTCAGACGAGGGGTCAGGCGTTGCCGCTTCAATAAACCAGGAAACAGATCTGACCGTTTATTACGGCCGCAATACGGGTCACGGACATCTGGATAACCTCAATCTCGAGCTGTACGCGTTCGGCATGGATTTAATGCCTGATCTCGGATATCCGGAATTTGCGGATACAACTCCGCACCGCATGTATTGGGTGATGAACACAGTCAGCCATAACACCGTGCTTGTAAATGATGCGCCGCAGGACGGCAGCACCATTGCATCCGATATAAAGTATTTTGACGATTCTGAGCTAGTTAAGCTTATTTCCGTTGACGGAGCCGCGGCATATTCTGCCGCGAGCGAATACCGCCGCACGAGCGCTTTAATAAAAGTGTCCGATACGGAATCGTATGCGATCGACCTGTTCAGAGTCAAGGGTGGGAATAACCACACCTATAGCTTCCATCCTGCCGAGTTTATGGGTGATACCATAATTACCGGTCTCAACCTGACGCCGCAGGGAGGAGGTACACTCGCCGGGAAAAATGTCGAATGGGGTACGGGAACATATTCCAGCGGATATCAGTTCCTGTCCGATGTAAGGACCGATGCGGCTCCGACCGGCAGCTTTTCTATAGACTGGAGCATAAAGGATACATGGGGCTCCGCGACGGCAAACGATATTCATCTGAAGCTTTCTATGCTCGGAGCTTTAAGCTCTGTCAATCTTGCCGTTGGCACCCCGCCGCGCAACAAACCCGGCAACCCGAAGGCGCTTGATTATGTGCTGGCTAGACGCGTGGCGTCAGATTCGCTGTTTACCGCTGTTATTGAACCGTATTCGGGAGCTTCGTTCGTCAAGAGCTCGGAGCTTGCCGTGATAAAGAAGGATGGCTCCGAATATACCGGAAACGATGCCCGTGCCGTCAAAGTAACGTTGAAAAACGGCAGAGTTGATTATTTGATGTATTCAGAGGACGGCGGAACGTATGAGGTCGACGGAAAATATGAATTCAAGGGCTTCTTTGCCATTGTGTCGGAATACCAGGGCGACGCAGTCACATATGTTATGGACGCCTCCGTCAACAATATCTCCATCGACAGGCTTACCGGAAAAGTCGCGGATTTTACATCTGAGCTGACAGATAAAAACTATCTGACGGCTTCTCTTGATTCGGATGTCGACCCGTCTGCGCTTGCAGGCAGATATGTATATGTTTCAACAATTTCAAAATCCGTAAACGGAGCGTATAAAATATTTTCCGCAGAAAAAAAAGACGGAAAATACGTGCTTGATGTCGGCGATATTACATTCGTAAGCTCATACAAGAGCGCTTCAGATATCAATTCCGGTTATAATTATTACTTTGCGAAGGACGCGTTGCTGTATATTCCTGTTCCGCTGATAAATGGCGATGCGAGCAAGCTTTATACAAATTCACTCATCGCTCAGAAGCCTCTGTTTTCGGCCTTGACCGCATCACATTCCGTTCGAGCCGACGCGAAAGCCGGAGATTTTGCCGCATCACTTTACGCGGTACCGCTTACCGCCAACGAAGCATATGAGATACCCGAATATAAAATTTCACTTACAGAAGGCGGCGATTCTGAATATTTCGAGCTGCGGGACGGAAAGCTCTATATGAAAGAGGATTGCGACACAGATAAAAAGGCATATGAGCTTGTATTCAATGTAGAAAGCGGAGACTGGTCCTCAGATTTCCCGTTGACGCTTAAAGTAATGTCAAAATCTCAATCAGGCAGCACAAAATATCCGACATTTTCACTCATTAATCTTGAAAAGGCGCCTGATAACAAACCTGGCGATTTACCGATATACGTATACGTTATCATCGGCGCGTTTGTGCTTGCCGCATTGTCTTCGGCTGTGATAATAAACGAAAAAAAGAAAAAATCAAAATAA
- a CDS encoding response regulator transcription factor translates to MKKNLLIVEDDSKIRKLLSLYFTDEGFNILEAETGRDAIMIFKNEKIDLVFLDIMLPEIDGLRVCEILREKSDVPVIMLTAKSQEEDKLRGFEYGADEYVTKPFSLKVLAARAYALMKRVDGTVSKSNNIEEYAGLKINLASGEVFINDISIVLTRKENDLLIFLIQNKGIILSKEQILDKVWGFDYDGDPRTVDTHIKRLRDKLLDQKNLIQNVRNRGYCFALKDQKSVNMEESDVSK, encoded by the coding sequence ATGAAAAAGAATTTATTGATAGTAGAGGACGATTCCAAAATCAGGAAACTGCTGAGTCTCTATTTCACAGATGAGGGCTTTAATATTTTAGAGGCTGAGACCGGGCGTGATGCTATCATGATCTTCAAAAATGAAAAGATCGATCTTGTCTTTCTGGATATCATGCTGCCTGAGATTGACGGCCTCCGTGTTTGTGAAATTTTGCGGGAAAAATCAGACGTTCCTGTCATAATGCTAACAGCAAAATCACAGGAGGAGGATAAGCTCCGAGGCTTTGAATACGGTGCGGATGAATATGTTACCAAGCCATTCAGCTTGAAAGTACTTGCTGCCAGAGCATATGCTCTAATGAAGAGAGTAGATGGGACGGTCAGCAAAAGCAACAATATTGAAGAATATGCCGGGCTTAAGATCAATTTGGCAAGTGGTGAGGTTTTTATCAACGATATTTCAATAGTGTTGACGCGAAAAGAAAACGATTTGTTGATTTTCCTTATCCAAAACAAAGGTATAATCCTTTCAAAGGAACAGATTTTGGACAAGGTTTGGGGTTTTGATTATGATGGTGACCCAAGAACAGTGGACACTCATATAAAAAGGCTTCGGGATAAATTATTGGATCAGAAAAATCTGATTCAAAATGTACGCAACCGAGGATACTGTTTTGCGTTAAAGGATCAGAAATCCGTTAATATGGAGGAATCTGATGTTTCGAAATAA
- the nagA gene encoding N-acetylglucosamine-6-phosphate deacetylase has protein sequence MKAIINGKIVLRDRIVGDSAVIFDEKIKDIIPNEKAQTLEGMEQLIDAAGRYVAPGLIDIHIHGYDGIDVSDGSEEGVTKMAQGLLANGVTAFCPTTMTVAKTQIEKALSVIRALKLKSTLGYDVFTGAQILGANVEGPFINPEKKGAQAEEYILKPDAAFVKQYADVIKLITIAPEMDENFACIRELARDTGILLSMGHTGASYDVAIAAVKAGISHTTHLFNAMTPLMHRNPGVVGAALSTDVSAELICDTFHINPGLYSMVEKLKGDKLILITDCISAGGLSDGVYSLGGQKTIVKGIECRLEDGTIAGSVLKLNNAVKNFRQYTGLPLFKAVCAASINPATAIGVADKKGSIEKEKDADMIIVDEDMSVSKTLVRGSVYFEN, from the coding sequence ATGAAAGCGATAATCAACGGCAAAATAGTTCTCAGAGACAGAATAGTAGGAGACAGCGCCGTCATATTCGACGAAAAGATCAAAGACATAATTCCAAATGAAAAGGCTCAGACGCTTGAGGGAATGGAGCAGCTTATTGACGCGGCCGGCAGATATGTCGCGCCCGGGCTGATAGATATCCATATCCACGGATATGACGGGATTGATGTCAGCGATGGCAGCGAGGAAGGCGTCACGAAAATGGCGCAAGGTTTGCTTGCAAACGGTGTCACCGCGTTCTGCCCGACGACTATGACCGTTGCGAAGACGCAGATTGAAAAAGCTCTGTCTGTTATAAGAGCGCTGAAATTAAAAAGCACGCTTGGATACGACGTGTTCACAGGAGCGCAGATACTCGGCGCGAATGTTGAAGGACCGTTTATAAATCCCGAAAAGAAAGGCGCACAGGCAGAGGAATATATACTGAAGCCCGATGCCGCTTTTGTGAAACAGTATGCCGATGTTATCAAGCTGATCACGATTGCACCGGAAATGGACGAAAATTTTGCGTGCATCAGAGAGCTCGCGCGAGACACAGGCATACTTTTAAGTATGGGACATACGGGCGCAAGCTATGACGTTGCAATTGCGGCGGTAAAGGCCGGCATTTCTCATACCACGCATCTGTTCAACGCGATGACTCCTCTTATGCATCGCAATCCCGGAGTAGTCGGCGCGGCGCTTTCAACAGATGTTTCCGCAGAGCTGATATGTGATACGTTCCATATAAATCCGGGTCTTTATTCGATGGTAGAAAAGCTTAAGGGTGACAAGCTGATATTGATAACCGACTGTATATCAGCCGGCGGGCTGTCCGACGGCGTGTATTCTCTGGGCGGACAAAAGACCATAGTAAAGGGCATTGAATGCAGACTTGAAGACGGAACCATAGCCGGAAGCGTCCTTAAGCTCAACAACGCCGTAAAAAACTTCAGACAATATACGGGGCTTCCGCTTTTCAAGGCAGTATGCGCCGCTTCCATAAATCCGGCTACCGCTATCGGAGTCGCGGATAAGAAGGGTTCGATCGAAAAGGAAAAAGACGCTGACATGATTATTGTCGACGAAGATATGTCCGTGTCAAAAACGCTTGTAAGAGGCAGTGTATATTTTGAAAATTAA
- a CDS encoding acyltransferase family protein, producing the protein MEGIKSGRSVGIDIIKSMAAIFVLCVHFSLNTKYYQTPIINTNMFIQSCLRWLFFAGVPLFIICTGYLNYKNKISRSYYLKIFRVLIPYVLISILCLILKKPVSFQNAVYSIFNFTADSYSWYVNMYIGLFLLAPLFNVVINTLDKKKLFILLCTLLFVIAVPATLNPFFVNIPKISFIYFPDWWKGLYPILYYFIGAYISKYQITIKKSISFAIVVILICLQTVLQIMLNQYKFNNWFMSDYSSLFVVAESIGLFLLFYSSNVKRKAFQSIVKCVSMLTLEIYLCSYITDSYLYPYFSSHFYGPTNPMSQEMIFKNYFLMIVPLTFISSLALSIAIYALYKLCKKVLRL; encoded by the coding sequence ATGGAAGGAATTAAAAGCGGCAGAAGTGTCGGTATTGATATAATAAAATCGATGGCTGCCATTTTTGTACTCTGCGTTCATTTTTCGTTAAATACCAAATATTATCAAACGCCAATTATCAATACCAACATGTTTATCCAGTCATGTTTAAGATGGCTTTTTTTTGCCGGTGTTCCACTTTTTATAATATGTACAGGATATCTGAATTACAAGAATAAAATCAGCCGCTCATATTATCTCAAAATATTTCGTGTGCTGATACCTTATGTATTGATCAGTATTCTTTGTCTGATTTTAAAAAAGCCTGTCAGCTTTCAAAACGCGGTATACTCAATATTTAACTTTACGGCCGATTCATATTCGTGGTATGTAAACATGTATATCGGCTTGTTCCTGCTGGCTCCTTTATTTAATGTCGTTATAAATACCTTGGACAAAAAAAAGCTTTTTATACTGCTGTGCACACTGCTTTTCGTTATAGCTGTACCGGCTACCTTGAATCCTTTTTTCGTTAACATCCCCAAGATTTCCTTTATTTATTTCCCTGACTGGTGGAAGGGTTTATATCCTATTCTTTATTACTTTATAGGCGCATACATATCAAAATACCAAATAACAATTAAAAAATCCATTAGCTTCGCGATTGTCGTCATTTTAATTTGTCTGCAGACAGTACTGCAGATAATGTTAAATCAGTATAAGTTTAATAACTGGTTTATGTCCGATTACAGTTCGCTATTTGTTGTTGCGGAAAGCATTGGTTTGTTTTTGCTGTTTTATTCATCCAATGTTAAAAGAAAAGCTTTTCAAAGCATTGTTAAATGTGTTTCGATGCTCACGCTTGAAATTTATCTTTGCAGCTATATCACCGATTCTTATTTATATCCGTACTTCAGCAGCCATTTTTATGGACCCACAAATCCGATGTCGCAGGAAATGATTTTTAAAAATTACTTTCTGATGATTGTTCCTTTAACATTTATATCCAGCCTTGCGCTTTCGATTGCTATCTACGCACTGTACAAGCTATGCAAAAAGGTCTTAAGACTTTGA
- a CDS encoding PIG-L deacetylase family protein yields MRVLCISAHPDDMEINCAGTLLKCKARGDEVFVCHINNGDMGHFQIMPEELGKMRIEEARRSCEMAGFTALTANIGDLDSYYQDKEQKDIIVDIIRQVNPDFIITMSPNDYMCDHTAASQLVFDAAFMASVPHYETKHPATDKVVPIFYMDNAYGVDFVPTEYVDISDVFDMKIKMLLCHQSQAKWLMEHDNIDYTRSVRIISSFRGLQCGVEFAEGFTQCKTALKLLPKRMLP; encoded by the coding sequence ATGAGAGTTTTGTGTATCAGCGCGCATCCGGACGACATGGAAATCAACTGCGCCGGAACGCTGCTTAAATGCAAGGCAAGAGGAGACGAGGTCTTCGTATGCCATATCAACAACGGAGATATGGGGCATTTTCAGATAATGCCTGAGGAACTCGGAAAAATGAGAATAGAGGAAGCACGCCGTTCATGCGAAATGGCAGGCTTCACCGCTCTTACCGCCAATATCGGCGACCTTGATTCCTATTATCAGGATAAAGAACAAAAAGATATAATAGTTGATATCATTCGTCAGGTCAATCCGGATTTTATAATCACGATGTCTCCCAACGATTACATGTGCGACCATACCGCGGCTTCACAGCTCGTGTTTGACGCTGCGTTCATGGCAAGCGTTCCCCATTATGAAACAAAGCATCCCGCGACCGACAAGGTGGTTCCGATATTTTATATGGACAACGCATACGGCGTTGATTTCGTACCTACTGAATATGTCGATATCTCAGATGTATTTGATATGAAGATCAAAATGCTTCTCTGCCATCAAAGTCAGGCGAAATGGCTGATGGAGCATGACAATATCGATTACACGCGCAGTGTAAGAATAATCAGCTCCTTCCGCGGTCTCCAGTGCGGCGTAGAATTCGCAGAGGGCTTTACCCAGTGCAAAACTGCGCTGAAGCTGCTTCCGAAGAGAATGCTTCCCTGA